The DNA region CCGACCCGGTCGTTCCGGAGCAGCTCGGCAGCGAGCAACTCATACCGGAACAACTCGGCGCGGAGCAGCCCGGCCTGGTCCAGGTGCCGGAACCCACGAGCCAGGAAACGGTCGAGGAGATCTTCGACCAGCTCCAGCTCCCGGAGATCCCACCGTACGACGAGGTGGGCCCTGTCGACGCGCGGGCCATGTCGAAGACCCTCTTCAAGCGGCTGGAGAAGCTGGAGGAGGGCACCCACGAGTTCGCCTACGTGCGCAACACGCTCGTCGAACTCAACCTGGCGCTGGTGAAGTTCGCCGCCTCCCGCTTCCGCTCCCGCAGCGAGCCGATGGAGGACATCGTCCAGGTCGGAACCATCGGCCTGATCAAGGCGATCGACCGCTTCGAGCTTGAACGTGGTGTGGAATTCCCGACGTTCGCGATGCCGACGATCGTCGGCGAGATCAAGCGCTTCTTCCGTGACACCTCCTGGTCGGTACGGGTTCCGCGCCGTCTTCAGGAGCTGCGCCTG from Streptomyces marispadix includes:
- a CDS encoding RNA polymerase sigma factor SigF, translating into MSPRLDQGIPDAPTDPVVPEQLGSEQLIPEQLGAEQPGLVQVPEPTSQETVEEIFDQLQLPEIPPYDEVGPVDARAMSKTLFKRLEKLEEGTHEFAYVRNTLVELNLALVKFAASRFRSRSEPMEDIVQVGTIGLIKAIDRFELERGVEFPTFAMPTIVGEIKRFFRDTSWSVRVPRRLQELRLDLAKAGDELAQNLDRAPTMEELAERLDISVEEVVEGMAASNAYTASSLDAQPEEDDTEGALADRIGYEDNGLEGIEYVESLKPLIAELPARDRTILSLRFVANMTQSEIGEELGISQMHVSRLLSRTLNRLRKGLMIEE